In bacterium YEK0313, one genomic interval encodes:
- the pcaA gene encoding Cyclopropane mycolic acid synthase 3: MSPVEEGAAAPRLVVPPTAWPMRWLRLISDGLTYGPPSAVVNFFTSSPRPVDPETVWRTFTRPYPRFLQAVIDHYPPPRRRERLIAQMLAQPHAGGIEYHYDLSNEFYRLFLDKTFMFYSCADFLKADDTLEQAQLNKANHILSLIDPKPGEAILELGCGWGSMLRHIHAHAGDLKSLSGYTLSHEQKRYIEENFGFNVMLEDFVTTDLGEERYDKIYSIGAMEHVRPNEIPELAKKVYAALKPGGRAVHHFFSLNGNDPHATSMVTAQLFFPGSILSLHSHHLAAAREAGFTLTHDSEHDYRPTLRAWFDNLVANRERAHQLVGVQQTNKYLAFFATSWAFFNLKEATLHRLVLVKG; the protein is encoded by the coding sequence ATGTCGCCCGTTGAGGAAGGCGCCGCGGCACCGCGGCTCGTCGTCCCGCCGACCGCCTGGCCGATGCGTTGGTTGCGCCTGATCTCGGATGGCCTGACCTATGGCCCGCCATCGGCCGTGGTCAACTTTTTCACCAGCTCGCCGCGGCCGGTCGACCCGGAAACCGTCTGGCGTACCTTCACGCGGCCCTATCCACGTTTCCTGCAGGCGGTGATCGATCACTACCCGCCGCCGCGCCGGCGCGAGCGGCTGATCGCCCAGATGCTGGCGCAGCCCCATGCCGGCGGCATCGAATACCACTACGACCTGTCGAACGAGTTCTACCGGCTGTTCCTCGACAAGACCTTCATGTTCTACAGCTGCGCCGACTTTCTCAAAGCCGACGACACGCTGGAACAGGCCCAGCTCAACAAGGCCAACCATATCCTGTCGTTGATCGATCCGAAGCCGGGCGAGGCGATTCTCGAGCTCGGCTGCGGCTGGGGCTCCATGCTTCGGCACATCCACGCCCATGCCGGCGATCTCAAGTCGCTGTCCGGCTACACCCTGTCGCATGAGCAGAAGCGCTATATCGAGGAGAATTTCGGCTTCAATGTCATGCTCGAGGATTTCGTCACCACCGACCTCGGCGAAGAGCGCTACGACAAGATCTATTCGATCGGTGCCATGGAACATGTGCGGCCGAACGAGATCCCGGAGCTGGCCAAGAAGGTCTATGCCGCGCTGAAGCCCGGCGGGCGGGCCGTGCACCATTTCTTCTCGCTCAACGGCAACGACCCGCACGCCACTTCCATGGTGACCGCGCAGCTGTTCTTCCCCGGCTCGATCCTGTCGCTGCACAGCCATCATCTGGCCGCCGCGCGCGAGGCAGGCTTCACCTTGACCCACGATTCCGAGCACGACTACCGGCCGACATTGCGCGCCTGGTTCGACAATCTCGTCGCCAACCGCGAGCGCGCCCATCAGCTGGTCGGGGTCCAGCAGACCAACAAATACCTGGCCTTCTTCGCCACCTCCTGGGCCTTCTTCAACCTGAAGGAGGCGACCCTGCACCGGCTCGTTCTGGTGAAGGGCTGA
- the rhaS_2 gene encoding HTH-type transcriptional activator RhaS, with the protein MAILLSKRVLVSNVMARNLDERASIGLERSCVPSPGDWIRLAPPQHGFERLEAFFSGHAYDPHRHDTYAIGYTVAGVQTFTYRGARADSATGHAMVLHPDERHDGRAGVAAGFRYRMAYIEPRLIRDALAGRAASLPFVKAAVSTDRRLIGALGAALACLDRPLEPLETTQALIAIADALLALDASARAGAGRGRTVDVRAVERARSWLDAHFDRQVGSEELEAATGLDRFALARQFRLGLGTSPYRYLTMRRLDRAKVAIRAGQSLADAALVSGFADQSHLTRQFGRAFGLTPGRWRAMHRPG; encoded by the coding sequence ATGGCGATCTTGCTGTCGAAACGGGTCTTGGTGTCGAACGTCATGGCGCGGAATCTGGACGAGCGGGCTTCGATCGGTCTTGAACGATCGTGCGTTCCATCGCCTGGCGACTGGATCCGGCTGGCGCCGCCCCAGCACGGTTTCGAGCGGCTGGAAGCCTTCTTTTCCGGCCATGCCTATGACCCGCACCGCCACGACACCTACGCGATCGGCTACACGGTCGCGGGCGTGCAGACCTTCACCTATCGCGGCGCGCGGGCCGACAGCGCCACGGGCCATGCCATGGTGCTGCATCCCGACGAGCGTCACGACGGCCGGGCCGGGGTCGCTGCCGGCTTCCGCTACCGTATGGCCTATATCGAGCCGCGCCTCATCCGCGACGCCTTGGCCGGCCGCGCCGCGAGCCTGCCCTTCGTCAAGGCGGCGGTGTCGACCGATCGACGCCTCATCGGCGCCCTCGGCGCGGCCCTCGCCTGCCTCGACCGACCGCTCGAACCGCTCGAGACGACCCAGGCGCTGATCGCGATCGCCGATGCCCTGCTCGCCCTCGACGCCTCGGCGCGCGCCGGCGCCGGCCGCGGCCGCACCGTCGACGTCAGGGCCGTCGAGCGGGCCCGGTCGTGGCTGGATGCCCATTTCGACCGACAGGTCGGCTCGGAGGAGCTCGAGGCCGCCACCGGCCTCGACCGCTTCGCGCTGGCCCGCCAGTTCCGCCTCGGCCTTGGCACCAGTCCCTACCGCTACCTGACCATGCGCCGGCTCGACCGGGCCAAGGTTGCGATCCGCGCCGGCCAGTCGCTCGCCGATGCCGCCCTGGTCAGCGGCTTTGCCGACCAGAGCCACCTGACGCGGCAGTTCGGCCGCGCCTTCGGCCTCACGCCCGGCCGCTGGCGGGCGATGCATCGGCCCGGCTGA
- a CDS encoding transcriptional regulator BetI — translation MPQVTAVPAPITPDRRDDVLDAALALLTEGGLKAVTTAAIARAARCSKDTLYLLFEDRDAILAALVQRQAAALNAALAASAAAATPPEALVAEGASLAALLTGEASLVINRAALADDSGRLSQILIAAGRDSSAPGLVALIAAMRDAGDIAVSDLAEAYATFFGLLVGDRQILALHRVPAAEADHDAVARRAVERFVRIYGEAGVSRADASPASGRA, via the coding sequence ATGCCACAGGTGACAGCCGTGCCCGCCCCGATCACTCCCGACCGCCGCGACGACGTTCTCGACGCAGCGCTGGCGCTGCTCACCGAAGGCGGGCTGAAGGCGGTGACGACGGCAGCGATCGCGCGCGCCGCCCGCTGCTCCAAGGACACGCTCTATCTCCTCTTCGAGGATCGCGACGCCATTCTTGCCGCGCTGGTCCAGCGCCAGGCCGCGGCGCTCAACGCGGCACTCGCGGCGAGCGCGGCCGCCGCGACGCCGCCGGAGGCGCTGGTCGCCGAGGGCGCAAGCCTCGCCGCGCTCCTGACCGGCGAGGCTTCGCTCGTCATCAACCGCGCCGCGCTCGCCGACGACAGCGGCCGGTTGAGCCAGATCCTGATCGCGGCCGGCCGCGACAGCTCCGCGCCCGGTCTCGTCGCACTGATCGCGGCGATGCGGGATGCCGGAGACATCGCCGTCAGCGATCTCGCGGAGGCCTATGCAACCTTCTTCGGCCTCCTTGTCGGCGACCGGCAGATCCTCGCGCTGCATCGGGTGCCGGCGGCCGAGGCGGATCACGACGCCGTCGCCCGGCGGGCGGTCGAGCGGTTCGTCCGGATCTATGGTGAGGCTGGCGTCAGCCGGGCCGATGCATCGCCCGCCAGCGGCCGGGCGTGA
- the lepA gene encoding Elongation factor 4, which yields MCGLMTDTPLELIRNFSIVAHIDHGKSTLADRLIQVTGGLTAREMTEQVLDNMEIEKERGITIKAQTVRLNYKAADGRTYVLNLMDTPGHVDFAYEVSRSLAACEGSLLVVDASQGVEAQTLANVYQALDAGHEIVPVLNKVDLPAAEPERVKEQIEEVIGLDASDAVPVSAKTGLNIEAVLEAIVTRLPPPKGDRAAPLKAMLVDSWYDAYLGVIVLVRVIDGVLKKGSRIKMMGTGAVYDVDKIGVFTPKMADIGDLGPGEVGFITASIKEVADTRVGDTITEDRKPTAEALPGFKPAQPVVFCGLFPQDAADFEDLRAAMGKLRLNDASFSFEMESSAALGFGFRCGFLGLLHLEIIQERLEREFNLDLIATAPSVVYQILLRTGDVMELHNPADMPDPMKIESISEPWIRAKIMTPDDYLGAVLKLCQDRRGVQIDLNYVGTRAMVTYDLPLNEVVFDFYDRLKSISKGYASFDYQITDYREGDLVKMSILVNGEPVDALSMLVHRARAESRGRAMCEKLKDLIPQHLFKIPIQASIGAKVIARETISALRKDVTAKCYGGDISRKRKLLDKQKEGKKRMRQFGKVDIPQEAFIAALKVDV from the coding sequence ATGTGCGGCCTCATGACCGACACGCCGCTCGAACTGATCCGCAATTTCTCCATCGTCGCCCATATCGACCATGGCAAGTCGACGCTCGCCGACCGCCTGATCCAGGTGACCGGCGGCCTGACGGCGCGCGAGATGACCGAGCAGGTTCTCGACAATATGGAGATCGAGAAAGAGCGCGGCATCACCATCAAGGCGCAGACGGTACGGCTGAACTACAAGGCGGCTGACGGCAGGACCTATGTGCTGAATCTCATGGACACGCCCGGCCATGTCGACTTCGCCTACGAGGTCTCGCGGTCGCTGGCGGCCTGCGAGGGATCGCTCCTGGTCGTCGACGCCTCGCAGGGCGTCGAGGCCCAGACGCTCGCCAATGTCTATCAGGCCCTCGATGCCGGCCACGAAATCGTGCCCGTGCTCAACAAGGTCGACCTGCCGGCGGCCGAACCTGAGCGGGTCAAGGAGCAGATCGAGGAGGTGATCGGTCTCGACGCATCCGATGCGGTGCCCGTCTCGGCCAAGACCGGCCTCAATATCGAGGCCGTGCTGGAGGCCATCGTCACCCGCCTGCCGCCGCCCAAGGGCGACCGGGCGGCGCCCCTGAAGGCCATGCTGGTCGACAGCTGGTACGATGCCTATCTCGGCGTCATCGTGCTGGTGCGGGTGATCGACGGCGTCCTGAAGAAGGGCAGCCGGATCAAGATGATGGGCACCGGCGCCGTCTACGACGTCGACAAGATCGGCGTGTTCACGCCCAAAATGGCCGATATCGGCGATCTCGGACCGGGCGAGGTCGGCTTCATCACCGCCTCCATCAAGGAAGTGGCCGATACCCGCGTCGGCGACACCATCACCGAGGACCGCAAGCCGACGGCCGAGGCCCTGCCCGGCTTCAAGCCGGCCCAGCCGGTCGTGTTCTGCGGCCTGTTCCCGCAGGACGCCGCCGATTTCGAGGACCTGCGCGCCGCGATGGGCAAGCTTCGGCTGAACGATGCCAGCTTCTCCTTCGAGATGGAGAGCTCGGCGGCGCTCGGCTTCGGCTTCCGCTGCGGCTTCCTCGGCCTCCTGCACCTCGAAATCATCCAGGAGCGGCTGGAGCGCGAGTTCAACCTCGACCTCATCGCGACCGCCCCTTCCGTCGTCTACCAGATCCTGCTGCGCACCGGCGACGTGATGGAGCTGCACAACCCGGCCGACATGCCCGATCCGATGAAGATCGAGAGCATTTCCGAGCCGTGGATCCGCGCCAAGATCATGACGCCGGACGACTATCTCGGCGCCGTGCTGAAGCTCTGCCAGGACCGCCGCGGCGTGCAGATCGACCTCAACTATGTCGGCACGCGCGCCATGGTCACCTACGACCTGCCGCTCAACGAGGTGGTGTTCGACTTCTACGACCGGCTGAAGTCGATCTCCAAGGGTTATGCCTCGTTCGACTATCAGATCACCGACTATCGCGAGGGCGACCTCGTGAAGATGTCGATCCTGGTCAATGGCGAGCCGGTGGACGCGCTGTCCATGCTGGTGCACCGGGCGCGCGCCGAGAGCCGCGGCCGCGCCATGTGCGAGAAGCTGAAGGACCTGATCCCGCAGCACCTGTTCAAGATCCCGATCCAGGCCTCGATCGGCGCCAAGGTGATCGCCCGCGAGACCATCTCGGCCCTGCGCAAGGACGTCACCGCCAAGTGCTATGGCGGCGACATCTCACGCAAGCGCAAGCTGCTCGACAAGCAGAAGGAGGGCAAGAAGCGCATGCGCCAGTTCGGCAAGGTCGACATTCCCCAGGAAGCCTTCATCGCCGCTCTGAAGGTCGACGTCTGA
- a CDS encoding Universal stress protein family protein has protein sequence MTRRRTSYQSGHAPKFLVVVDDSPECDRAIVFAARRASRTGHHLQMLAVVDAQLRDGQGLFGVAEVMRAEAHAEARAKLDRAADLAMKLVGVEPELVVRDGVMADAILAQIEEDPDVAILILAAGIGKDGPGPLVSSLARSAGTFPIPVALVPGQLTDEEIEALA, from the coding sequence ATGACCCGCAGGCGCACCAGCTACCAGTCCGGTCACGCGCCGAAATTCCTCGTCGTCGTCGACGACAGTCCGGAATGCGACCGTGCCATCGTCTTCGCCGCGCGGCGCGCCTCGCGCACCGGCCACCACCTGCAGATGCTGGCGGTGGTCGATGCCCAGCTGCGCGACGGCCAGGGCCTGTTCGGCGTCGCCGAGGTGATGCGCGCCGAGGCGCATGCCGAAGCGCGCGCCAAGCTCGACCGCGCCGCCGATCTCGCCATGAAGCTGGTCGGCGTCGAGCCGGAGCTCGTGGTCCGCGACGGCGTCATGGCCGACGCGATCCTGGCCCAGATCGAGGAGGACCCCGACGTCGCCATCCTCATTCTCGCCGCCGGCATCGGCAAGGACGGCCCGGGCCCGCTCGTCTCGAGCCTTGCCCGTTCGGCCGGCACCTTCCCGATCCCCGTGGCGCTGGTGCCCGGCCAACTGACCGACGAGGAGATCGAGGCCCTGGCCTGA
- the nfuA gene encoding Fe/S biogenesis protein NfuA, with translation MFIQTEATPNPATLKFLPGRTVLPEGTLHMPNPEAARQSPLAEKLFGIDGVAGVFFGNDFITVTKAAAEWQHLKPAILGAIMEHYMSGQSLLRDETPIAPDGDEEFFDPADAETVDTIKELLETRVRPAVAADGGDITFRGFKDGVVYLNMQGSCAGCPSSTATLKHGIQNLMRHFLPDVREVQSV, from the coding sequence ATGTTCATTCAGACCGAAGCGACGCCCAACCCGGCGACCCTGAAGTTCCTGCCGGGCCGCACTGTGCTGCCCGAAGGCACGTTGCACATGCCGAACCCGGAAGCCGCGCGGCAGTCGCCGCTTGCCGAGAAGCTGTTCGGCATCGACGGCGTCGCCGGCGTGTTCTTCGGCAACGACTTCATCACCGTCACCAAGGCGGCCGCGGAATGGCAGCATCTCAAGCCCGCCATCCTCGGCGCGATCATGGAACATTACATGTCGGGCCAGTCGCTGCTGCGCGACGAGACGCCGATCGCCCCCGACGGGGACGAGGAGTTCTTCGATCCGGCGGATGCCGAGACCGTCGACACCATCAAGGAGCTCCTGGAGACGCGGGTGCGTCCGGCCGTGGCCGCCGATGGCGGCGACATCACCTTCCGCGGCTTCAAGGACGGCGTCGTCTATCTCAACATGCAGGGCTCCTGCGCCGGCTGCCCGTCCTCGACGGCGACGCTGAAGCACGGCATCCAGAACCTGATGCGGCACTTCCTGCCCGACGTGCGCGAGGTCCAGTCGGTCTGA